The DNA sequence ACAAGGTATAGCGAAACTAGCTAAAGCTAACGCTAACAAGTGGTAGAGCTAAACTAGCTAAAGCTAACGCTAACAAGTGGTAGAGCTAAACTAGCTAAAGCTAAGCCTATGTAAAACCACTGGCTTTGAAGAATAGCAGTTAGCACACAGCGTTAGGGTGATCCGTTGTGTTTGAACTCAGTGTGTGTAACGTTGTTTGGGTGACTcaatcacaagctttgaactttaacgatcattctgcaaacttctttacttcatatctctgtacactattccttgtatttcttccctcctcccatgtgacaggaatattgacaattttaaacttaaatctctttttgatgcgattgtaacaaaccattaaagccctatcataaatctcaaattaaaacattttattgtttcgATTTAAGGCTCTCGCCCttttgactgtttgcattgccagATTAAACTGTTACAAGCTTTATAATCAAATACTATGTTTAAGCTGATTAAATTGATTACTTTgatcaatcttaataaataatcacatctccttgccacaccgcaatttctgtgattgatttaacattgattatttgtagtcaattttaaggaggcatcattttaatttggtcaccaactttcattgccaaggtgataatttatgttaaacatttttttttttattgggaaattttaatctctaatttaaacttctgattccaattaaaatttttgattttaattgaacattttaattttaagtttaatcataatcacatttccccttttcagatggcaatgatacacgttgaatagagaaatgatcatttccttgaccaatttttaatgaaaacttctaAATTATAACCAGGAACAATCATTATTGATTTGAAAACGACTCCTTTTTACAATCAATAGTTGTTCCTTTTCCCATACCTCAATGGTTTGTGTTGATTCATTTGATTACAACTGCTAACTTAAACTTTAACAAAGCGTTACAGTTTTAGTTCTCCCACAATCATTACTGAATTGAAACatcaattttaatttgcaaaccaaggctttaattgtaattgtaataatcaaggcttgtcatattccctgacttgggagcgaaacctcatttccaattggctgtctctctcctcactttctctctttcacctagctgtcctcctcttgatttgactactgctgctatttcctcgattgtgcctgtgagaatcataaaagcagagaattttggttgtttaaaagacatttaatcaatgttcaatgttcatacaacttgaaaacgccaattaaacttgtgtctaactctcactttcccctctcatcgtggaaccctacagccaaggtcccaacgaatccagcgaggactgataggcgccagtcgtgaacccgtttccagaaacgctctgattggtgtacagtgtcaatcctaccagctgcaaagccaatactgtcattgttattgtatattccctcatcccggaggggattataataacaatcatagtcctggcgtgttgaaattcccatttctgagcaccgtatctagaagcatacatcaagttgagaaaaaaaaaaaaacttgactgtactcattctggggccagaaaggtgtatttcactttcaatctctctctttctacctTCTTCCCAAAGTGTTCCTGTTGTTGTCgtctcttttctctcttctctttagaaaaagggggaagcagccgacgactacgccgttctttgctgtgtgtgtttgttcctCTTTCCTCTCTCTGTTCTAGCTACAACGCCCGTGGGTACCCCCTCGCCTCCTCCACAGCGACGCTAGCTGGAGGCGTGCACACCAGTGAACCACCTGCGGGGAGAGCCACACTCACCTCGACACAACACACCCAAAACCCATTTACACCTGACACCACCACACTCACACCActattttggttttgtttgtttgttttgtttgtttgttcttctgtctacaggtctgtgtcagtcagtggtctggtctttcctcacggcatcaaaacatgcctcgcccaacagaccccgttggtcactgggaggacctggaaatctggctaagcgccgtgacggacagcctcttacccaaagcctccgaagctgtcaaacaccagacacaagaccaactggacaacaacataacaggcatcatgaaacatgatccaggtcagagctacggacacaaagagctagcaaagatcactggctccctgagtcacaccctcatcgcctccctcaaacggagcgacagacaagccgcctatctccagcaggagctgaaacGCGCACAGCGACGCATCGAGCAGCTAGAGCTGGAGGCTCAAGATCGACGGGAAGGGTCCAACGAGACGGATCCCAGAGCAACTGAGGAGACTGCTAGACTGCAAGAAACTCTAGCTAACAACACACAAGAAATGGAGCAAGCAAAGTCAGCCCGTGCCAAACTCAGCGACGAGCTACAGTACGCCGAGCAGCTACTGGAAAAGGCAAGGCTGGACTTcagagacaagaacagcagaattaaagccctcgaaacacatctgaacgaggcaagaactgagataagttacctcactcaacaaCTTGACGACATGAAAGAGGAATTTGACAGTGTCAAAAATGAACTTAGACATGCTTATGAACTACGCCCTGAGCCAACCAGGACGCAACGGGCCCCGCCCTCACCCCTGCCAAGCAGGCCCGGGTCCCATGTTCCTGAAACGTCATGTGAGGAAAAGGGGGAGGGAGCAACTTTGAAACCCTCGCCAGCTTCCTCTGAAGAAACCtacctcacacccaagctacgagaactccccaaggccagccataacccatcacatggcatggacctcaaagaccttgacaagctgacccgaaacatcagcaaattcaccccgagtgtgccagatggtcaagacgtccactcttacttgaatgatatcgattttcacttagaaatgagacccaatgttactgacaaagacagactttatctgctgcgaacgacatccagccctgaagtgcggagcttcctggaccgacagccttctcacacaaagaatgactaccaatcgctccgccaagccctcatcaaggaatttgcagtcccggaatcagagcaaggactggtggccgccctggagacaaaacagggtcgtcatgaatcctcccaggcatactatagccggcttagagaagcatacttcggagctcgcaacaaacctgacatggagcaggacatgaactttaagactctctttctgagaaatctccatcctgcggtaagccaccaccttggcgtccttGCATGCCCACAAACAATGACGTCTCAACAGCTGCGAGACCTGGCGCACAAAGCCTACGGCAAGCAAAAGATGGCGTCAGAAAAAGGCACCAAGTCTACTGCAGTTCTTGATTTCAACACACAATGTCAAGAAATGACCCTAGAGGGCACCCAACACCAAGAAAGCTTCAAGCCACCTCCTAGAGAATGGAGACCATCCTCATTCAACAGAGAACGTGACTTTCACTTTGGCGCCCGACCTACACAAagaaacgaccgctgggatggaccaCGCGGACGACAACACTCACCTGAACGCTACTGGGAAAAATCCTGGTACCATCCAAGACCTCGTGAGAATCGATGGGAGAGATCATGGAGTCAGCCAACCTCATCAGGAAATTCAGGAAATGGCTCGTGGGAATCTAATGCAACCAGTCCGACAAATCGACGAAAAAACTTACAAAGATTCCACACTGATCAAGCTCAAGCTGAATCTACACATGAAGAAGAGACATTGCCgtgttttgattcacaagaactgatgaaaatgatgatgcaagagttcttcaaacgcaaaaaggaggatcggaagtgggaaaagaaagaaaaacccactgcggcctgactagcggccagacaagaaggcaacgaccacctggtccaacaaaccacacagaacagcacCCCTTCTCCTTACCCCAAAAACACTGTAACTGTCATAACTTCAGATGGACAAGAAAGCTTCTTTAAACATCCAGAGCAAGAGACAGAAACTGACTCAACACATGACACGTCAGATCACAGAAGCTTCCAACAAACACCTGCTGATATAACAACTCAATCACCTGAAAGTGCTGTCCGGGTCGTCTGCCACTCCTCTGAAGAACTCAGAATCAGTCCTGAACTCGTACCTATCTCATCTCAAACTCCAGCCCCTCAACTCCTAGGTGATCTCACCGAGAAAGGTACAACGAGAAAGTTTTACCTTCCCATCACCATCGAGGGTCATGTCAAAGTGGAAGCCCTTCTAGACACAGGAgccgacatcactctaatgtcaactgaactccttgagaaaattcaaagaactataactgatggaactttcaaactccaaaggtgcgaactgaacctgcaagcatACTCAAACATGGGCCTACAGCTGAAACATGTGGCCCCAATTCACCTAACAGTGGGACCGATGAATCTCATCCACCCAGTCTACATCTCAGACCTAAACAACTATCCACTCCTCATAGGAAAAGATCTGCTAAATCGCTTCAAACCCTTGATAGACTTTAAGCACCTGAAATTGTGGACGCAAGTCCGTGAGCCACTGCCCTTCCAGTCAGTAGTCCCCAATGAGTCGCAGTGTCAAGCCACAGACGTTGCCTTCAATTTGCTTAGTGACAATGCAGTCAAGTCAAGGCCAAGCTCAAGTTCAACGCCAAGCAGCAAAGAACAAGGCCCTTCCCTCTGCTCACTGCAAGCGTGGGACTCAGACTCAAGTCCCCCTCAACTCAGAACTGCCATTAAATGTCCAAGACACTTTAGTATCTGTCGCAGTGCTAGCCCCTGGGCAGGAAAACTCAGCCGGCAGCCTGAATCTCTTCAAAGCAACGAAGCACAGACACCAAAGCCTACCAAAGGACACCAGACTCAAGAAAGCAGATCACCAAGGACTTAAAGAAATTCTACATGAGTACAGGGACTCTTTTGCAAAGGACGTCCCGGACTGTGGCCCAATGAAACTGATGCCCACAGCGTAAGTCCATGACTGCCCAGACAATCACCAGGGCAATCTGAAAGCGGGCGTGGTCCGGCTCAACAGCGACCCTTGCCCATCACAACCATTCAATACATTTCATGCCCTCCCACCCATCCCAATGGCTACAGCTCTTACCCGCCACCAACATACCATTGGTATGCAACACCCCTCCTCCTCCCACATCAGCAGACCTACCCATTTCTGCTCACATCTTCGAACTTTACTCTCCTACGAGATCTACACTCGACTAATCCACGTCTTCAGACCTCCGCACCCTCCAATCCATTAAAAACATGCTGCATCTGCAAAACGGTGCCCTCACATATGTCTCTGAGCCCCTAACTGCGCAAAAGCTTGTAGTCCCTCAGAGCCAAAGGGGGATAAGGCTTAGGCATGCACACGATGCACCATGCGCAGTGCACTGTGGTGCCAAAACCACCTACTACCCATTCAAACAGGTGGCACAGTGGCCTGGCATACAACAAGATGTGGCAGATTACATAGAAGGATGCCTGATGTATTGCCAGCTTCAACCAAGAAACCCAAGCCACCGAGCATAACTCAAAATTGAAAGAAATGATGCAGGAAATATAGAGACATTTGGATGTAAAGCCCCATGCTATCTCCTTCGCACAAGGAACTCAGTGTTGGAAACAAAGTGTGGTATTACGGTTTCGCCATCCTTGGCAGAACACTCCCTATCGCCAGTCAGAGAAAGTCCGTACCCCACTGATAGCAATCCCACAAGCTCTCGCCTGTTACCGACCGAACCAGAATCGGACAAGGGCGCAGCGAGCCAGTTCTTCGATGGGTTCACCAAAAGCAGATAAAGAGACATTGGGGTTCCAACTAACAGAAAAAGGGGGAAGACCAAACCCACTGACACAGACCGACAACTCCTGACCACGCCTCACATTAACATGATTTCTATCCTTCTAGGTAAACACACAGCTAACCtcccaaacacaacacaaatcacctaaacattctcctctgccgcactgctaggtccaacctccgcccagcagagaggagctgttccacacatgtgacacttgtccttactgtctaacctcattcagtgtcattgtgtctctttgtgttttcctttctctctcttttcctaTGTGTCCCCCTTCCTTCTTGCCCTTATCAGAAACTTACCTAACTTTTCTTTGAAGTCTAGGCCCCTGAAGATGGGATTGACTCAGTACACCATATTATTTGCAAATCATTGCCAGAAACGTTAACATATTAGGCGACCCCGCCAAACCGTGATCTTCGTGGCTAACTGTCCCGTTGTCATTTTCTATCTCCAGGTAGATGTTATGATTCGCCGCCCTGTTTCTCTGCGTAATCAGGATTACCAATAGCTAACCGCAAAGTCTACCTCTAAAGGTGTATGGCCGATTCGACCCTATGATGTTTTCCAGACCAAACTACACCCTATCAGCCCCCAAAAGTCTTGGGCCGACACCCGTCAGACACGGGAAGCCCTTGCCCACATGCAGGCAGATGTGAACCACATGCTGCgctaattacagaaaatgatcgtaacccaggctgaattaagcgggtacaaccggcgtCCCAAACGATTATTGGGCGCTCTGCTGGGGCTGGTGCGGCTGTAGGCACTCTGTTTAACATTCTAAACCTAGCCACCTTAAAACGACATGCGAACAAACTCCAAGCTGAATTACGATTTAGCAACGTCATAAATCTTAACGAACGGTTCACAGTCATACCAAAACGGTTACGCTCAAACGCAACGCCTAGTTACTCCCATGGCCCATGCGCTACGAGAAAGAGACTCCTTAATGGATAGCCCGCCTTGAATACGATCCCATGCACTGTCTGACGTAGCACCTGATCGAACACACGTCTACACCGCCTCATTGAACTCCCGATACTCCGGTCAATCAAAACCAccaaattaacaataattctCACCGATGCGGCCCTACGTTATTGCAAGTGCCTCTAACTGTACCAGGCAAAATAACTAAATTCCTGCACCAGAATTCAGCTAGTGATGGAGattttgtttgtgtcttgtgcgtgtgttgttctctctctctccttcttgtTCCAGTGCCTGCCGATGTTACACCAGGAACATCGCCAGCCAAAAGGGGGAATTATGTAGGATCTCGATCAACAGAGCACCACACAAACT is a window from the Garra rufa unplaced genomic scaffold, GarRuf1.0 hap1_unplaced_002, whole genome shotgun sequence genome containing:
- the LOC141305390 gene encoding uncharacterized protein, encoding MPRPTDPVGHWEDLEIWLSAVTDSLLPKASEAVKHQTQDQLDNNITGIMKHDPGQSYGHKELAKITGSLSHTLIASLKRSDRQAAYLQQELKRAQRRIEQLELEAQDRREGSNETDPRATEETARLQETLANNTQEMEQAKSARAKLSDELQYAEQLLEKARLDFRDKNSRIKALETHLNEARTEISYLTQQLDDMKEEFDSVKNELRHAYELRPEPTRTQRAPPSPLPSRPGSHASHNPSHGMDLKDLDKLTRNISKFTPSVPDGQDVHSYLNDIDFHLEMRPNVTDKDRLYLLRTTSSPEVRSFLDRQPSHTKNDYQSLRQALIKEFAVPESEQGLVAALETKQGRHESSQAYYSRLREAYFGARNKPDMEQDMNFKTLFLRNLHPAVSHHLGVLACPQTMTSQQLRDLAHKAYGKQKMASEKGTKSTAVLDFNTQCQEMTLEGTQHQESFKPPPREWRPSSFNRERDFHFGARPTQRNDRWDGPRGRQHSPERYWEKSWYHPRPRENRWERSWSQPTSSGNSGNGSWESNATSPTNRRKNLQRFHTDQAQAESTHEEETLPCFDSQELMKMMMQEFFKRKKEDRKWEKKEKPTAA